From a single Pasteurella atlantica genomic region:
- a CDS encoding L-ribulose-5-phosphate 3-epimerase, with translation MRKHKLGIYEKALPKNISWQDRLSIAKACGFDFVEISIDETDERLARLDWTKEQRLELVKAIMTTGITIPSMCLSGHRRFPFGSRDEAIRKEAYTMMEKAIQLAVDLGIRTIQLAGYDVYYEEQDEGTIQRFQEGLEWAVTLAASNQVTLAVEIMDTKFMSSISRWKKWDQIIDSPWFTVYPDIGNLSAWNDNVEEELTLGINKISALHLKDTYKVTETCKGQFRDVPFGDGCVDFAKFFNILNKLNYRGAFLIEMWTEKAEEPIAEIINARRWIEQKMKEGGFKC, from the coding sequence ATGAGAAAACATAAATTAGGGATCTATGAAAAAGCCTTGCCAAAAAATATCAGTTGGCAAGATAGATTATCTATTGCAAAAGCGTGTGGGTTTGATTTTGTCGAAATTTCTATTGATGAAACCGATGAGCGTTTAGCTCGTTTAGATTGGACAAAAGAACAACGCTTAGAGCTAGTAAAAGCGATTATGACTACTGGCATAACTATTCCGTCAATGTGTTTATCTGGGCATCGCCGTTTCCCATTTGGTAGCCGAGATGAAGCCATTCGCAAAGAAGCTTACACAATGATGGAAAAAGCCATTCAATTAGCCGTTGATTTAGGTATTCGTACCATTCAACTTGCAGGTTACGATGTTTATTACGAAGAGCAAGACGAAGGCACAATCCAACGTTTTCAAGAAGGGCTTGAATGGGCGGTAACGCTTGCAGCAAGTAATCAGGTAACCCTTGCAGTAGAAATTATGGATACCAAATTTATGAGTTCAATTTCTCGTTGGAAAAAATGGGATCAAATTATCGATTCCCCTTGGTTTACCGTTTATCCTGATATTGGCAATCTTTCAGCGTGGAATGATAACGTTGAAGAAGAATTAACCTTAGGTATCAATAAAATTTCAGCCTTACATCTAAAAGATACCTACAAAGTCACCGAAACCTGCAAAGGGCAATTTAGAGATGTCCCATTTGGCGATGGTTGTGTGGATTTTGCAAAATTCTTCAATATTCTAAATAAATTAAATTATCGTGGTGCATTCTTAATTGAAATGTGGACAGAAAAAGCTGAAGAGCCAATCGCTGAAATTATCAATGCACGCCGTTGGATCGAACAAAAAATGAAAGAAGGAGGCTTCAAATGTTAG
- the ulaR gene encoding HTH-type transcriptional regulator UlaR, which translates to MNENYRQQQLLKLVNERKYLATAEIIDLLGISPATARRDITKLDQQGRLKKVRNGAESLNATYYSTSSPIIKKNINNLEEKKRIAIAANKLCKEDTSVILTCGSTMLMLGESLCGKNLQIITNYLPLANTLISNDHHNVVIMGGQYNKNQAIMLSLNSSSDDYAADILFTSGKGLSHEGLYKNDMLIANSEQKMLEKVEKLVVLLDSSKLGKRVGMLFAELKNIDILITGKEADPTIIKELTEQGLHIILA; encoded by the coding sequence ATGAATGAAAATTATAGACAACAACAACTGCTTAAATTAGTTAATGAACGAAAGTATTTAGCCACAGCTGAAATTATTGATTTGTTGGGTATTTCTCCTGCTACTGCTCGTCGAGATATTACAAAATTAGATCAACAAGGTAGATTAAAAAAAGTACGCAATGGTGCAGAGTCTTTAAATGCGACTTATTATTCAACCAGCTCACCTATTATAAAAAAAAATATCAATAATCTTGAAGAAAAAAAACGCATTGCCATTGCAGCAAATAAGTTGTGCAAAGAGGATACCAGCGTAATCCTTACTTGTGGTTCAACAATGTTGATGCTGGGTGAAAGTTTATGTGGCAAAAATTTGCAAATTATTACCAATTACTTACCGCTTGCAAATACCCTTATTAGTAATGATCATCATAATGTCGTCATTATGGGTGGACAATATAATAAAAATCAAGCCATTATGCTTTCTCTAAATAGTAGTTCAGATGATTATGCTGCGGATATTCTTTTCACTAGTGGTAAAGGGCTTTCACACGAGGGCTTATATAAAAATGATATGTTAATTGCTAATTCTGAACAGAAAATGTTAGAAAAAGTGGAAAAGTTGGTTGTTTTACTGGATAGCTCAAAGTTAGGTAAGCGAGTAGGAATGCTGTTTGCTGAGTTAAAAAATATCGATATTTTAATTACAGGAAAAGAAGCAGACCCAACTATTATTAAAGAATTAACAGAGCAAGGATTACACATTATTCTTGCTTAA